Genomic window (Rosa chinensis cultivar Old Blush chromosome 6, RchiOBHm-V2, whole genome shotgun sequence):
GGCTAGCGTGGGCTAGGTGCTTGCGGTAACGACgaagattttcaggtttttggtttttggtttttgtggttagggctcgtgctgataacgtgttttagaggaTCGGGAActgagagaaaattgctgtgtattctcattgacaataggggcctctttatatagaggattacaatgcaaagaatttgaattgtacaaggaaagataatcatacattgaatggatatctctaagatattctctaagattatctctaattaaaaccctattaccactaggtcaagtaacatagagtttggcccagacacaatttggatttacttaaacaaggGTGtgttcactactagaataatgtcattagacatcaccactattaaatcggtcaggattgcacctgatgttaaaaattatgttaacatcagtttgtgaagaaaccgatttctattgttattatggacatcagtcaccaaagaaaccgatgagaaaagtttcgtacgaaaaatttacaaaaacgcggagggactaagtttAAAAGTTTGAGAAATGCGGGGTCTAAAATTTTAATTCCCCCTAACACTTAGTCACTTTATCTAAAAACTTTCGAACCCTAATCAATAGACTCTCACTCTGAGTCTCTGACTACCTCCTTCGCGTCCCCGACCTGAGCTCCTTCTCCAACCTGAGCTCGTTCTCTGCgttcagctctttctctctcgctcTTCTCTGAAACCCTAGCGCTCTCCTCCCTCTCCTGCTCTCTTTCCACGGCTACTGTCTCTCCCTCATTAAACTACTGCCTCCGTCCCCTCACCGGCGCCATCGCCTCTGCCGGTGCTTCTCTTCCAACGCCACCACGTCGTTGCTCTGAGATCCGACCCCAACTGGTCCAACCTGCCTCCAAGGAGTTTATCCTCCTCTATTGGTGCGACTTCGAGCACCAAATGCCAGCATGGTTCTAAAgctcgcctctctctctctctctctctctctctctccggcgcGGCCGCACGACGCCTTTTCTTTCTTCGACGATGACGCCGTGATGGACTGACGGTGCGCGGTGAGTCTGGGTTTctatttctcttaatttctgcttctgggTCTTCACTCTTTAATTGATTTATGGCTTCctcttaatttctgcttctgggTATTCAATTTTCAATCTTCAAGTCTGGGTTTGGCTCGAACTCTACTAGGTGAAGCAgcttcaatttcagttttcgaCTCGATTTCGGAAACTtcaagcttggtaagttgctgccATCTTTCTTGCTTCGATTTCTCGGTTCGAATTGCATCTGTTTCTTTTGCTATATGCTATACATATGACTGATATGAGATGAAAATTGGATATGTGATCTGGGTTcgaattgcatctgttttgTATCTCTTTTGCGATTGTTGCGGTTGCCACTGCCAGTTTTGGAATATTTGAAAAAAGAGGTAGGCTCTGTTGTGCACTGCCAGTTTTGGTCTTTTGGATGGTATGAATATTGTGCTCTGCCATTCCGATTATGTATCTGTTTATTTAATATATTGTGCTCTGTTTGTCACTTTGTTCATTTGTTGTTcttagggaacttcatgaggactTTGTATCGGATTGAATTAGGCTTGTTTTGAAAGTTCATTCATTTATCTGCGATCCACATTTGTAGAGATGGGTGAAGCAGTCAAGGTAGTGGTTCCGGAGTCTTGGCAAAGAAGCAGGGGGCTTGAAGCTGCCAAGAAGAAGAATGCTGAGAATAGAAAGCTTATTTACAACAAAttcaaacagtacaccaaggaGTACGCAGAGAAGGTACATCTTGTTTGGTTTCTTATATTAAACCAGTACACCAAGAATTCTCTTCCCATTTTCTGTGTTTATTGTTTGCAGTAAGTCGTCGGCAAAAATGGTTTCCTTCGAGATGAATGATCGGAAAAGTAAGACGAGTTTTATTACTAATCTTTGCTATTCTCATAGTTTCCCAATAGATTTGGAGTCTTTAATTACTTTCTTGATTTAAGCTATATGCATCTTAATTGTGTGAACTTGTTATGGGTAATATTGTTTATTGATTCAGTAAATCTAGCACTATAGTTGAGTCTAGTGTGACTGAAGTTGCTATGCTTAGAATTTGGTTGTGGTTACTAGTATGGTAATTCATTAAAATCTGGCACTATAGTTGAGTGTAGTGTGACCGAAGCTGCTGTGCTTAGAATTTGGTTCTGGTGACCAGTGTGGTGTGAATTGATCTGCAGTGGATTGCAACACATGTTATGTGTTGTGATTGTTGTGGTGAAAATTGTGTACCACTTGGAATTATTTCTAATACAAAAGAAGCTATTATAGGAACTTATTTTTCCAGTATGTTTTATACTGCATTGCTTGTCCTGCCACTTCTTACTGGGTGTCAAATTTCATTGAGAAAGGTTGGATTGATTGCCAGTTGAGCTGTatttgatgtatttgaacttttGGTGTCACCTCTAATTCATGCAATTTTGAAATGAGACAGAGATCGGACTGGGATTGACAGGATTTGACGTAGTTTTCTCATTCTTGGGAATGGTTTTTTTCTTTGACAAGGGATTACTTGCAATGGGAAATGTGAGTGTATTTTACATCTACTCTTCTTGCTAAGTTATCTTCTTCCTGTGCATTTATGTTTGTTTTATGTATTATTGGATACGATATGTGTTTTAACACTTCTTATTTTTTAATCAGATCCTCTTCTTCTCAGGGGTGACTTTAACAAGGGATTATTGGAGGTGTTTTTGTAATTGGAAGATTGTATTTTTAGTAATATACAGTGAttgatttttgttatgtttgttttgtcATGAATTGATCATTGATCattgatttttgaattttgCAGTTGTGTAGATACTTTTCACGAAGAGGAGCAAacgtgaaagaagaaaagaaaacaaagctttgACTATGGAATTGTTGGCTGTGGCATATTTGTCCCTTGTAGCCAAAATGGAGGAGATTATATATAGGTTGGTCATGCTGGAATTTTCAGCCACACAGAAGTATTCTCTTGCATCTAATTCAACTTACAATGTGGAAGAGGCTGGTGATCTGTAAGGCAGAAATGGAGGAATGTATAGATTTGATAATGGAAGAATAAGAGAGAGTTTGTAAGAGTTAGTGAAAAAGTTTGTGAACCAGCTTTTATGATATGTAAAACGATAGCATATTCGGCAAACATTATAAGATTGTGATTACTACTCTTATCGCCTAAACCCGCAGCATCGCTCGGACGTACTTTCTAGTATGATGTCtggatataaagttgaaatcagttttaaccataaaaactgatgtctagtaatacagatacatcagttccaaaatgaaaatcgatgttactgaaatatacagacatcgattttttgtcgaaaacgatatgttactgagtaccagacaacagttccaaaatggaaatcgatgttactaaaatatacagacatcgattttttgtcgaaaacgatatgttactgagtaccagacattaGTTCCAAAATGGGAATCGATGTCTGtaacagtatcagtcatcggttcttaaatcaataacgatgttaaaacgcaaacttgtgttgtgtaatctatatttctttaagtattaaatacaataaaatgtgggtttaacaatagtaaaacatgtaagtttgttatcatttaaacctatttacatcgatttatatttaggaaccgatgtctacacgaatactcgacatcggctaaaaaccgatgtctgcattttccggatctttctcatcacccacaaagacatcggtcgggtttttgtttctcatcggtttttggctgatgtctggggccataattctagtagtggtttggatgagaaaattataaaatccgtaCGAAGCagttataaatgatggaatctttaactccatctatttaaaattccattaattgcaatttctattgtttggttgtatctatttaggatttgaaatctgTAATAAATTacgaaagtttttttttttttttttaaagttgaaaaaagtcttgttttggaaatcaaaattacattttttttaatcaataaatAAGATGTATTGATAGGGGAAATTATCCCATACGGTTACAATCAAACTTGACCAGGTCCAGAATGAGGGCTAGAGGATGATCAAGCCAGATAGAGCTAGCTCGAGCCTCATAGGCATAATTAGCTAAACAATGTGCTACTTTGTTACAACTCCGAGGAGCATGCTGCAATGTGATGTTTGACCGGGAAAGTAACTCACTTCTAATATTGTCAAGAAGTCCTTCGGTAGCTACATGAGTAAAGTGTGATTCAACAATGTCTTGAATAGCTTCAAAGCAGTCTGTCTCAATGACAGCGCTGCTGATATGCAGCTGCTTCAACATCTGAATTCCCTCCTCAATGGCACATAACTCTACATGTTAGGCTGAGGCAACTGACTGTATAGGGACTGCAAAAGCAGCTCGAAAGTTTCCTGTATCATCTCTCAGTATTCCTCCGGTTCCACCATGTGTTATTTGAGGCAAAAAACTACCATCAACATTTAGTTTAAGCTTACCCGCATGTGTTGGTTTCCACCGTCCACCGTTGCTTCTGTTTTGATGTAGACATTTGTTCAGGTTTTGTAGCTTTACCAAACTCTTCTAGCCATGCTAATGACGCTAGTAACAGGTCTTTGGCCGGTTTACTTTTTTCCTCCCAAAGCATCTTATTCCTGTTCTACCATAAAGCCCATAGAACCATCAGAAGCTTGTCAAAAACCTCCTGCTTTAGATGCAAAGCATGGTCGAGCATCAATTCCTTAAAATCAATGTTAGGGAGCAAACTACTCTCTAAGTGGAAAGGTGTGGCAGTGAGGATTTCGACCGTAGTCGGACATTTACACAACACATGAGCTATATCTTCAACAAAATGGGAACATAGAAGACAACGAAGGTCACCCCTATACCCCTTCGTAAAAAGCTTGGCTCTTGTGGGTAGTAAATCAGAGCAAGCTCTCCATATGCATATTTTAACTTTTCCCAGAACATTGGCTTTCCACATACGTTTCCACAAAGCATGATAAGTATTCCCATGAGAGGTGGAAGCGAGACTATTTGCTAACACATTAGTTCTGGCAATCCAATATGCTGTTTTGACGGAGAAAAAACCTTTCTTTTCTGGACGCCAACAGAGTTTGTCAACCATATTACGACTACCCAAAGGGATGCAAACAACCTTCTGAGCAATGCCAGGTGGGAATATAGTGTAAACTGCAGCCGACATCCATGTTCTTGTGCCATGATCAATCAAGTCTGAAACAAGTTCAAAGACACAATCAGATGGTTTGTGAATCAAGTATTGTTGACAGTCTAGAATCCAACGATCGTTCCAAATGTTAACTTGTGTCCCATCACCAATACACCATTGAACTCCTGCTTTTAGTACCGGCCTTCCTTGGAGAATGCTTCTCCACGAAAACGATGGTGAATCACCCAACTCTGCCTCCCAAAAGGAATTATTTGGATAGTACCTGGCTTTATAAAGTCGTGCAATCAATGAGTTTGGGTTAGAAAGCAGCCTCCACCCTTGTTTAGCTAGCATGGCCAGGTTGTACGCAAACATATTTTTAAAACCCATTCCTCCTTCATCTTTTGTTAGGCATAATCTCTCCCAACTACGCCAATGAATTTTCTTCTTATCATATGTGTCTCCCCAAAAGAATGAAGCACATAATTGGTGGATGTCATCACAGAGACTCTTCGGTAACAGGTAGCAGTTCATAGCATACAATGGCATGGTTTGGGCCActgctttaatgaggatttcCTTTCCAGCTGCACTTAGGATTTTTGCCTTCCAATTCACTAGTTTCTTTGCGAGCTTCTCCTTGATGTACGCAAAAATAGCAGACTTGGACCTTCCTACTTTCATAGGTAGTCCCAGATACTTATCATGCTCCTTTAAACATTGGATATTTAAAATAGCCACCAATTCTTGTTGCGTTACTTCATTGACATTGTTGCTAAACACCACACtgcttttctgaaaatttactTTTTGGCCTGAAGCTTTTTCATAGATATCAAGGATTCTTTTGTAATGCATACACTCTTCCATAGTAGCAGAGCCAAAGAGTACACTGTCATCTGCAAAGAAAAGATGGTGAAGGGTAGGGGCCTGAGGGCACATTTTAAGTCCTTGAATGACCTGATGCTGCACTGCATGTGAAATAAGTGCTGACAGTCCTTCACTACATAAAATAAACAGATAAGGTGAAAGTGGATCACTCTGTCTGATACCACGACTAGGTGCAATCCTGGGAGATGGCTCCCCATAAAGCAGGATAGAATAAGCAACCAATCTAACACACTTCATAATGATCTAAATCCAACTAGGATCAAAACCTAGCTTTGTTAACATAGCAGAAATAAACGACCACTCAAGTCTGTCATATGCTTTACTAATATCCAGTTTTAAAGAGAAGAAACCCTCTTCCTGATACCTGAGTTTGTGCATGAAGTGTGCAGCTTCATTTGCCACTAGAGTATTATCAGAGATCAGTCTACTTGGGACATAAGCACTTTGCAAGGGAGAGACGATGTCAGGAAGCCACATCTTGAGTCTATTTGGTACAACTTTGGAACTAATCCTGCAGATGACATTACATAGAGCTATAGGTCGAAAATGCATTGCTTCTTTGGGGTCTTGGAtcttcgagatcaaacataGATAAGTATGGTTGGAGTTCGGCCACATATCTACAAGTTCAAGCAAATTTTTAACTGCTAAGCAAACATCTTCACACACTACAGTCCAATATTTTTGATAGAAGAAAGGAGACATACCATCAGGTCCAGGGCTTTTTGATGGGTGCATCTGGAAAAGAGCCATCTTTATCTCCTCATTAGTATATGGAGCAAGTAGTGCGTCATTCATTTGTAGTGTTACACGGCAAGGGGTTGCAGCAGTGACAACAACAATAGCCTCCTCATCCACTTGTTCAGCTGAGAAGATAGTTTGGAAGTATTGCAAAAGAATTGCTTGTATTTCTTGTGGTTCAGTTTGCCATATACCATGATCATCCAACAGTCCCTTAATGAGGTTGCGACTCCTTCTGTTACTTGCTTTTCGATGAAAGAAAGTTGTGTTTCTATCACCCTCCTTCAACCACAAGGCTCTAGATCTTTGCCTCCAATATGTTTCTTGGAATGACAATAATTGACTATAATGCACATGAAGCAATCTTTGCTCCTCATACAGTTGTACAGAATGCTGTTGCCTCATGAGGTCATTAAGCTTTTCCTTAACAATTCGCATCTCCGTTTGCTGCTGATTAAAATCCATGCGATGCCAAAGCCTTAATTTGTCTCCCACtgcctttgttttgttttctatttgttGTAGTGCATTGCCAGTAGTAGGCGTGGACCATTGTTGCTGAATTATATTCAAACACTCCTCCCTGCCATACCAACATTCCTCAAAGCGAAAAGGCTTGTTAATTCGCTTTCTCACTTGACGTTCACAAAAAGCTTCAATGAGAAGAGGGCAATGATCGGATTCCGATGGATTGAGAGTAATGACACGACTAAATGGGAACCTACTGCGCCATTGCACACATTGAAAACCCCTGTCCAACCTTTTCCTGGTGTGTTTACTTAGCCAAGTGAATCTACTGCCAACAAAACCCATGTCACTGAGTCCACAAGAGGTCATAGTTCTTCTAAATTTTGTCATTATTGCTAGGGCTCGTGGAGGGCCTCCAGACTTCCTCTTCGTGTCATAACTTCATTAAAATCTCCAGCCATCAACCATGCCAGGAGATATGTTTGAGTAGCTAGGGTTTTGATTAAATCCCAAGTATGGTCTCTCCCTCCTCTAGTAGCAACTCCATAGATTCCTGTAAATCTCCACAGGTCAGTACCCGGTTTCCCAATTGCGGCATCAATATGAATTGGAGAGTGACTTCGTACTTCAACATGAGTATCCTCTGTCCAGATGATGGCTAGTCCTTGGGAGTTCTGTTCATGTGGGACACAAAAACAGTCTTTGAATCCCAATCTACGAGTGAGCGACTCTATAGTACTCTTCTGTGCTAGGGTTTCAGAGAGGAAAATTAGAGTTGGTTTCTTAGCGAGCACGATATCCACCAAGGCTCGTTGTGTTTCATTGTTTACTATTCCGCAGCAGTTCCAAAGCAAGATGTTGCCTTGGAGCATATTGCAGATTGGTTGCTGACGGAAAAGAACAGCAGTTTGATGGCAGCGCACGGAGAAGGCTAGGGCGGCGCCTTAGGGTTTTTACAAAGGAGTGCTTGGTGGTGTATGTTGTCGAAAAAAACAGATATGTTGTTTTCCTAGAGTTAAAAGGttaaaaatcaaaattacaaactgCAGAGGAATTTGTAAAtaacacctattttggtggaaattgaagtggggaatttaaataatgaatttcttcatttttttccacagagaaatttaaaatttccaatctaaTAATgcaaagagtttttctattagaacctccaaatttactcacttgacctcattgctttttacacctcatattaaattttcaaatgctaaatttactcactaaacctcactcaagttcctgaaataacctcactcatataatttgcagacaaactattaattacatattcattctTTAACCAgattacataaatctcttatctaataaaaaagaaactcaaacacaaggtattgggcTTTAAATTTTCATTAACGACTTATCCAATTAAAAGAACGACTTATCCAATTAAAGGCACGATAGGAAGAGTCAATACTCAAGCTATTCCAGCCGATTTATACCAAGTGTTTGATGTGAGCCAAGCACAAAGTTTAGAAACAGCAGAGCCCTAGGGTTTCTGAGCAGTGTGGCGGCGGCGCGGCAAGCTTCACAGGCGGTCCTTCGTCGTAGGTCGCGAGTTGCAGACCTCAGTGTCTGTTTGGTGGTGCCAGAGGGTCGGACAGATCCGGTTCTAGGATCTTGGTGGCGAGTTTTGGCGCTGTTGGATCGAGGCGGATCAAAGGCGTTTCCTGGGCGGTTGATACCGGCGTGGCTGGGGTCTAGGTGGGAAGGCGGATCTCAGTGCAGTGGTGTTGGTAGCGGGACGGTGGTTTAACGGATCGGATTCGGCAGTCTGCGTGCCTTCTACTTTCCTGTAGATTGGGAGCCTGGGTGGTTTTGTACAGGGGAGCGGCGGCTCTCgggttgcagttttggattgTGTTGATTGCGATTGGTGGTGGGCAGCTTTGGGTTCAACTCACTTCACCATGATTGCGCTTGATACTGATCGAGGTCGGCCACCGGAgatggtggtggcggcggtggcAGGTTGGCAGCGAGGGCACATGTCTCGGGCTAGCCTCGTTGCCTGGGTCTTGGGTTTTTGGTCTGGGCTTGGGTCATTTGAGCTCAGTCTCCCTTGGGCCCAGTTGAGTGGGTCTGCTTCAATTTGGAGTTGGGCCAGGTTGGAGGGTGTCTTGCCACCCTCATTCATTACTTAGTGTTTTGGGCTGGCCTGGCCCAAGAGTTGACCTCCTTGGGTGATGTAGGGCCTTTACGGTCTGTAAAATGCCAGTCGCAATTCAGATCATGGTTCTAtggaattggtaattatctcgAGTTGGACTGGAGAAAGCGGCTTATGGATGAGGAATAgactcctatttgtttgctgggAAGTAGCTTTCTAtttcgtaccacaattgcgtgatttgCGGATGGTTGGCTAGAAGATGATTTTGCCTCagaagacacggagttgttctttgtATATGAGTCCGCTTAAAAAGTGGGCTCCttttgacttgtaatgagttacAGTACTTAGATAGGATTTTGGTTATTACCCCGCCATTTTTCTGTCTGTAAGGGTATGTAGACTCTGGCTTTTTAGctggtcatctaatgcaatgaaccttctatttcaaaaaaggtattgggctttaaaaattaatttctaataaaaaataattgtttttttttacttttttctctcttgtatatgtgcaaaaaaaaatgaagagtaatttttcttaatgtttaattattttctctattttctgtaccttatgattaattatttaatagtttttttaagattttttttactactagctctttttttttttttgtaaatataatgaatagactgtgatttaggtcataaatgatttcttttgttatccctcaccaatatgcattcaacatatatgatgataggaatttttatgtcacatgatcttgattatagttttaattcttattaaatatatataaatgctttaatgagtatgtaggaaaaatgaaaatagataaagaaaataataaagaatgcaatataatattattgaattggaaagtttagagaaattaaatataatattttttggggtataattattgtccttaatagtcattttataagagattatatatgtcatttaataattcataatagagtgaggtcaattgagtagatttggaggtccaaatagaaacactctaatgcaaaacaaaggaattggcttttaggaattatgaaatgtCACTTTCAAttagattccatcattttttcccttatccaaacacactcttatataatttatataatTGAAGTTGTAATTACTTTCAGTTGACATGATTTACCAGAAcctacaacaattgatgtaaaaacgataatttttattctatttatagtaattattACAATAACAACCAATGTActagtttatggacaatttaacaagtgtgagaacaaatttgttgtcagagtagtatatctttatgtttttatcattaatgaaatgactACTTCAATAACTATGCATTTTATCACAATCTACAACAATTGAGGTAAAAAGggtaatttttgttctatttatagtaattactcgaCCTAAACTGATGTACTAGTTTATGAAAAATTTAGTAAGTGAGACgtcaaatttgttgtcaacatggtaaatctttatggttttattattaataaaatgattactacaatgactacgcATTTTACTACAACCCATAACAATTGATGTATTTTTGTTCTacttgtagtaattacttcataTATGACATCATTTTTAAGATTGTCAACCATTTTATaattccgacaacatttgtgttgtgaatatggtaaaattaaaattagaccaaaagatatatAAATACTCAATATTGTAAGGATGTTCTCCATTTGATAATCAAGGTTATTTATTAGATAAAAGTTGTCAaactatgatatttacatctttgaccattCAATTACCACAACCACAATAAGTGTGGTTATAAGTCGTAGTTTTAGTTCTACTAGGTGTaatttgtcaaaataataatgTTTGTTACATGTTTCTGAAAAATGTTACATACCAAGAAAGAAAGTATGTTAATATGGTACATTTTATATTTGAAAATGACAAATGTCAACATTTAAATGGATAACTTGTTAACCAGTTCAACAAGTTTCCACTATATTAACTTATTAAAATAAATCGGTGAGCCGTGGTCTGTTGGTTAGCTAGCCTAACTAAAACCGTGGAGGTTATGGGTTCAAATCTTACTGACTTCAGGGTGAAGTTGCGGATTGGGGAGTTATACTGTcgtccaaaatttaaaaaaaaaaaattattaaaataaaagtatgacatacatcaaggtacAATAGATGACCACCGGGAACTTGAGCTGCTAAATACTGACCTTCCTACAAATCCAATACCTAGGCATGGAAAACCTCATTACACACTATGACACTCCACAACCCTCCTTAGCCAAGCTTTAACGCTAGCCTCGGTCGTTGATCCCACCCGAACATGTCCACAAACAGGTCGCAAGGAGAGATCCTTGCCTAAATTGAACGATTGAGAAAGAACTCACCAACCGCTCGCACAATAGGCAAGACATAAATCAAGAAAACGGTTGACCATATATGGTCAGCCATCCCTAACCAACCCTATCGTGTCATTCCAGCCGTTCAGCACGTGTCtttaagtttttttcttttccctaaaACATCTGATTAATTTCCCCTGTTCTTACCCCTCGACCAGTTCCAAATCCAATTCTTTAATTTCTCAGAAGCCATGGCTCTTTTCCTTCAATCCTTCAATATTAGAGAACCTACCTGATGACCCACTGCTGGTGAAGGCAGAGAACTCTTCCTCGTCGCCGGCGGTGACTGATACCCATCTTTCTGCATGCTCGTCTCCTAATCTTTTATCGGATTGATCTTTGCTTACTACAGAGAGCTCTCATCGCCTTGGTAGAACAGTGGATCAGAGAGTTTCGATTGAAGAAATAACAAGGAATTGAAAG
Coding sequences:
- the LOC112170934 gene encoding uncharacterized protein LOC112170934; protein product: MAQMAKTVLAKWSPHRISPSSSNVVSRSHKIFDDVVQLLASLSDCPVEAEIGQFMKQMSATTKEARRSMSCWSCYDTKRKSGGPPRALAIMTKFRRTMTSCGLSDMGFVGSRFTWLSKHTRKRLDRGFQCVQWRSRFPFSRVITLNPSESDHCPLLIEAFCERQVRKRINKPFRFEECWYGREECLNIIQQQWSTPTTGNALQQIENKTKAVGDKLRLWHRMDFNQQQTEMRIVKEKLNDLMRQQHSVQLYEEQRLLHVHYSQLLSFQETYWRQRSRALWLKEGDRNTTFFHRKASNRRSRNLIKGLLDDHGIWQTEPQEIQAILLQYFQTIFSAEQVDEEAIVVVTAATPCRVTLQMNDALLAPYTNEEIKMALFQMHPSKSPGPDGMSPFFYQKYWTVVCEDVCLAVKNLLELVDMWPNSNHTYLCLISKIQDPKEAMHFRPIALCNVICRISSKVVPNRLKMWLPDIVSPLQSAYVPSRLISDNTLVANEAAHFMHKLSEGLSALISHAVQHQVIQGLKMCPQAPTLHHLFFADDSVLFGSATMEECMHYKRILDIYEKASGQKVNFQKSSVVFSNNVNEVTQQELVAILNIQCLKEHDKYLGLPMKVGRSKSAIFAYIKEKLAKKLVNWKAKILSAAGKEILIKAVAQTMPLYAMNCYLLPKSLCDDIHQLCASFFWGDTYDKKKIHWRSWERLCLTKDEGGMGFKNMFAYNLAMLAKQGWRLLSNPNSLIARLYKARYYPNNSFWEAELGDSPSFSWRSILQGRPVLKAGVQWCIGDGTQVNIWNDRWILDCQQYLIHKPSDCVFELVSDLIDHGTRTWMSAAVYTIFPPGIAQKVVCIPLGSRNMVDKLCWRPEKKGFFSVKTAYWIARTNVLANSLASTSHGNTYHALWKRMWKANVLGKVKICIWRACSDLLPTRAKLFTKGYRGDLRCLLCSHFVEDIAHVLCKCPTTVEILTATPFHLESSLLPNIDFKELMLDHALHLKQEVFDKLLMVLWALW